One Bacillus sp. 1780r2a1 DNA segment encodes these proteins:
- a CDS encoding TetR/AcrR family transcriptional regulator: protein MSKQPKTLKKEDGEKTRKLIMETARSLFMEYGYRAVSTRKIAEVCKITQPALYHHFSNKQAIYLEMLRINLEQMKQSLLSIINSKRDLQECLEHIIYYLLKTYPYNLNQLFHDIKHEIADENQKVLRQWWEEACLAPISALLQTASDEGSVHVPANTSVKQYAYLLMSLVSQSEMEKLESEAEVKEKAQFLSEFIMFGISTTFRDNKKA from the coding sequence ATGTCAAAACAGCCAAAGACTTTAAAAAAAGAAGATGGCGAAAAGACGCGCAAGCTCATTATGGAAACTGCGCGTTCACTATTTATGGAGTATGGGTATCGTGCTGTATCAACACGCAAAATTGCAGAGGTGTGTAAGATTACACAGCCCGCTCTTTATCATCATTTTTCAAATAAGCAAGCTATTTATTTAGAAATGCTGAGGATTAATTTAGAACAAATGAAGCAGAGCTTATTAAGTATTATTAACAGCAAAAGAGATTTGCAGGAATGCTTAGAGCATATAATTTATTATTTATTAAAAACGTATCCGTATAATTTAAACCAACTCTTTCATGATATAAAACATGAAATAGCTGATGAGAATCAAAAAGTACTTCGACAGTGGTGGGAAGAGGCTTGTTTGGCTCCTATCTCTGCTCTACTACAAACAGCTTCTGATGAAGGAAGTGTTCATGTGCCGGCCAATACATCAGTAAAACAATATGCTTATTTATTAATGAGCTTGGTTAGTCAGTCCGAGATGGAGAAACTAGAGAGCGAAGCAGAAGTAAAAGAAAAAGCACAGTTTCTTTCGGAATTTATAATGTTTGGCATTTCAACTACTTTCAGAGATAACAAGAAAGCGTGA
- a CDS encoding PH domain-containing protein → MYFPSKKDWWMSCLIWGVGIAVLIDGIFVMGWGVFVVPFIQDHYFIRLAALAFFAAFILSIWFRTGYYLTDQTLTIYYGPFKKKINVKEIHSIRFVKMPFIAPALSIQQVQIKYSKRKTIRISPRDPEVFVQFLKVRSGLTMKISQKA, encoded by the coding sequence ATGTACTTTCCATCCAAAAAAGATTGGTGGATGTCATGCTTAATTTGGGGAGTGGGTATCGCTGTTTTAATAGATGGAATCTTTGTGATGGGTTGGGGTGTGTTTGTGGTTCCGTTTATTCAAGATCATTATTTCATTCGACTAGCTGCTTTAGCGTTTTTTGCAGCTTTCATACTTTCGATTTGGTTTCGCACAGGGTATTATCTCACAGACCAAACGTTAACCATTTATTATGGTCCTTTTAAGAAAAAAATAAATGTAAAAGAAATTCACAGTATTCGCTTCGTCAAAATGCCTTTCATTGCCCCCGCACTTTCGATTCAACAAGTTCAAATCAAGTACAGCAAGCGTAAAACAATACGAATTTCACCTCGTGATCCAGAGGTGTTTGTCCAGTTTCTGAAAGTAAGATCAGGACTTACGATGAAAATATCACAAAAGGCGTAG
- a CDS encoding NAD(P)H-dependent oxidoreductase, which produces MKHLIIYAHPHQESLNHSLLEATVKALEKNNHEVVVRDLYALNFQPVFTEEDMEAMKAGNTPQDIKVEQEYITQADVITFIYPIWWAGLPAIIKGYVDRVFAYGFAYATGEEGITKLLAGKKGLIINTHGTPSAVYDEIGMTAGLKITSDVGIFDFTGIEPVDHLLFGSIGYLDKEGYKKIFTQIDETIDRHFS; this is translated from the coding sequence ATGAAACATTTAATTATTTATGCACATCCACATCAAGAAAGCTTAAATCACTCTTTATTGGAAGCGACGGTTAAAGCTTTAGAAAAAAACAATCATGAGGTGGTTGTTCGAGATTTATATGCGCTGAACTTTCAACCTGTATTTACAGAAGAAGATATGGAAGCAATGAAGGCAGGGAACACTCCTCAAGATATTAAAGTAGAACAAGAGTATATTACACAAGCAGACGTTATTACGTTTATCTATCCAATCTGGTGGGCAGGCCTTCCGGCTATTATTAAAGGGTATGTAGACCGTGTTTTTGCGTACGGCTTTGCATATGCTACTGGTGAAGAAGGTATTACTAAGCTACTAGCTGGAAAGAAAGGTCTTATCATTAATACCCACGGAACACCAAGCGCTGTTTATGATGAGATAGGCATGACGGCAGGATTAAAAATCACGTCAGATGTAGGGATTTTTGATTTTACAGGAATTGAGCCTGTTGATCATTTATTATTCGGAAGTATCGGCTATTTAGATAAGGAAGGCTACAAAAAAATCTTTACTCAAATTGATGAGACGATTGATCGTCACTTCTCATAA
- a CDS encoding aromatic ring-hydroxylating dioxygenase subunit alpha, giving the protein MKQNIDRVFPYEWYAICYSSDVSEKPVKRKIVGKDVVLFRNEKGHISAVHPYCPHRGADLSLGSVVNGKLTCPYHGWQFEGDGTCACIPSQPDQTVPKFAHARSYPVQEKAGLVWIFPDHTKTEKEVKELTIFEEINQDGYKLVPFQSLWKAHFTRTVESILDIAHLTYVHKKTIGKNMPSVVPDYKVEGNLDFFSFSGGGAYLEYMFPHQWILKSKDKEKQSFFQYLTFTPLDEEETLILGYGGRSFLKRAPFIDFFMRYYNLKVLKEDQDVVESQHPRPIPEALKMEAHVQADMAQIQFRKRWFQFLSTEEPGFALDEQFEKNGKI; this is encoded by the coding sequence ATGAAACAGAATATTGATCGAGTTTTTCCTTATGAATGGTACGCAATTTGTTACTCAAGCGATGTATCGGAAAAGCCTGTTAAGAGAAAAATTGTTGGAAAAGACGTAGTATTATTCCGAAATGAAAAAGGTCATATCTCGGCTGTTCACCCTTATTGCCCACACAGGGGAGCTGATTTATCTCTTGGTTCTGTTGTAAATGGAAAGCTGACGTGTCCGTATCATGGCTGGCAGTTTGAAGGAGATGGAACATGTGCTTGTATTCCATCTCAACCAGATCAAACCGTGCCGAAATTCGCTCATGCACGCTCATATCCTGTTCAGGAAAAAGCAGGACTTGTATGGATTTTTCCTGATCATACAAAGACAGAAAAAGAGGTAAAAGAGCTTACTATTTTTGAAGAAATCAATCAAGACGGCTATAAGCTTGTTCCTTTTCAATCCTTGTGGAAAGCACATTTCACACGAACAGTGGAGTCCATTTTAGATATCGCTCACTTGACGTATGTTCATAAGAAAACGATTGGGAAAAATATGCCGAGCGTAGTGCCGGACTACAAAGTGGAAGGAAACCTCGATTTCTTTTCTTTTTCTGGGGGAGGAGCGTATTTAGAGTACATGTTTCCTCATCAATGGATATTGAAATCCAAGGATAAAGAAAAGCAAAGCTTCTTTCAGTATTTAACATTTACACCCTTAGATGAAGAAGAGACGTTGATTTTGGGGTACGGCGGTAGAAGTTTTTTGAAAAGAGCTCCATTTATTGACTTTTTTATGCGTTACTACAATTTAAAGGTGCTAAAAGAAGATCAAGACGTTGTAGAAAGTCAGCATCCTCGACCAATACCAGAAGCATTAAAAATGGAAGCACACGTGCAGGCAGATATGGCACAAATTCAGTTTCGAAAAAGGTGGTTTCAATTTCTATCCACTGAGGAGCCAGGATTTGCTTTGGATGAACAGTTTGAAAAGAACGGGAAAATATGA
- a CDS encoding heme-degrading domain-containing protein — protein sequence MKLEQLEELENELQFQSFTNEDALQLGMTLVQYAKEHKKGIAVHIERNRVPLFTHLMDGTSEENVFWLQRKKRVVDHYNRSSHYISARFEENGTTHDESSLLSPADYQAIGGSFPIRIQGAGVIGSVTVAGLTPQLDHDYVVEGIKRYLTSKEII from the coding sequence ATGAAACTTGAACAATTAGAAGAACTAGAAAATGAACTACAATTTCAATCATTTACAAATGAAGATGCGCTTCAGTTAGGAATGACGCTTGTTCAGTATGCAAAAGAACATAAGAAAGGAATTGCCGTTCATATTGAACGAAACCGCGTTCCTCTTTTTACCCACTTGATGGACGGCACGTCCGAAGAAAACGTATTTTGGCTTCAACGTAAAAAACGCGTAGTAGACCATTACAACAGAAGTTCGCACTATATCTCAGCTCGCTTTGAAGAAAATGGAACAACCCACGACGAAAGCTCACTGCTTTCTCCAGCCGATTACCAAGCAATCGGTGGTTCGTTTCCAATTCGAATTCAAGGGGCGGGCGTAATTGGAAGTGTTACTGTAGCTGGGTTAACGCCACAGTTAGACCATGACTACGTAGTTGAAGGCATTAAACGTTATTTAACCAGCAAGGAGATAATTTAA
- a CDS encoding Cof-type HAD-IIB family hydrolase, whose product MSCKIIFFDVDGTLTHHKSGEIPESTKRAISLLRNLGIIIVAATGRPLSMCEELKELGIDVFITANGGYVTYQNEVIHKVSMSKSNVKELVEFSDSKQHALSFYTKGFHMNGVQEEGVLAALFETLSLQTYPDTHPSIYEEEIYLLCLFGTDEVVDQYKMRFPHYTFRRWHPYVVNVLETDVSKSQAIVKVLEYFKIHPSEAMAFGDGDNDIDMLETVGVGVAMENGSQRLKEIADFVTKKSDEDGVEFALRYYNLISQ is encoded by the coding sequence ATGAGCTGCAAAATCATTTTTTTCGACGTTGATGGTACGCTAACGCATCACAAGAGCGGCGAAATACCTGAGAGTACAAAGCGTGCCATCAGTTTATTAAGAAATCTCGGCATTATTATTGTAGCAGCTACTGGACGCCCACTCTCTATGTGCGAAGAATTAAAAGAGTTAGGTATTGATGTGTTTATTACTGCAAATGGTGGTTACGTGACTTATCAGAATGAAGTTATACATAAAGTGAGTATGAGCAAGTCCAACGTAAAAGAGCTTGTAGAATTCTCAGATTCCAAACAACATGCTCTATCTTTTTACACGAAAGGCTTTCACATGAACGGAGTACAGGAAGAGGGTGTTTTAGCTGCTTTATTCGAAACCTTGTCGCTTCAAACCTATCCAGACACTCATCCTTCCATTTACGAAGAAGAAATCTATTTACTTTGTCTGTTTGGAACAGACGAAGTGGTGGATCAATATAAGATGAGGTTTCCTCACTATACGTTTCGCCGCTGGCACCCATATGTGGTAAACGTATTGGAAACAGACGTATCAAAGTCGCAGGCGATTGTAAAAGTGTTAGAGTACTTTAAAATACACCCTTCTGAGGCGATGGCTTTTGGGGATGGTGACAATGATATTGATATGCTTGAAACTGTAGGTGTTGGTGTTGCGATGGAAAATGGTAGTCAACGCTTAAAGGAAATAGCTGATTTTGTGACGAAAAAATCAGATGAAGATGGCGTGGAGTTTGCCCTTAGATATTATAACCTCATTTCACAATAA
- a CDS encoding MFS transporter has protein sequence MTQKVYLALISLAISAFAIGTTEFVIVGLLQTVANDLSISLTKAGTLISGYAIAIAVGTPLVTALTGKLPKKGLLLILMAIFTAGNAISAVSSSYELLMLSRVVTAVSHGVFFAIAATVAADIVPENKKGTAISIMFTGLTVATIAGVPLGTSIGQHFGWRASFAAVSLLGVIGLIANALIIDKVKKQKHAPTVKDVKNLIKNPRILLALLMTALGFGGTFALFTYLTPILEHISGYSSSSISLLLLIYGVAVAIGNITGGKLANNHPVKSLRIVFLLQGIVLLLQMILLPSKLLSIISIILLGLFAFMMSAGVQAYMVALAEKLVPSAKDIASALNISAFNIGIASGSTLGGFAVDYLTYLDTAWIGAIMVALAFLLSILNYRLDKKQNLF, from the coding sequence ATGACACAAAAAGTATACCTCGCACTCATTTCATTAGCTATTAGCGCATTTGCCATTGGTACAACAGAATTTGTAATTGTAGGGTTGCTTCAAACAGTGGCCAATGATTTATCAATTTCATTAACAAAAGCAGGAACGCTCATTTCGGGCTATGCCATTGCAATTGCTGTTGGAACTCCTCTCGTTACAGCTTTAACAGGAAAGCTGCCAAAGAAAGGACTTTTACTCATATTGATGGCAATATTTACGGCTGGAAATGCTATTTCTGCCGTTTCCTCAAGCTATGAGCTACTCATGCTTTCACGGGTTGTTACAGCTGTTTCACACGGTGTGTTTTTTGCTATAGCGGCTACGGTTGCCGCTGACATCGTACCTGAAAACAAAAAAGGAACAGCTATTTCTATTATGTTTACAGGTTTAACTGTGGCCACGATTGCTGGTGTTCCTCTAGGAACGTCCATCGGACAACATTTTGGCTGGAGAGCTAGCTTTGCAGCTGTTTCTTTACTCGGTGTCATAGGCTTAATTGCCAACGCTTTAATCATAGACAAAGTAAAGAAACAAAAACATGCACCGACAGTGAAAGATGTTAAAAATCTAATTAAAAATCCTCGAATTTTATTAGCGCTTCTTATGACTGCTTTAGGATTTGGAGGTACTTTTGCTCTTTTCACATATCTTACACCAATCCTTGAACACATTAGCGGCTACTCTTCAAGCTCGATTTCACTGCTGCTTTTAATTTACGGTGTTGCTGTAGCAATTGGAAATATTACTGGTGGTAAATTAGCTAATAATCACCCTGTTAAATCACTACGCATCGTTTTCTTATTACAAGGAATTGTACTGCTGCTGCAAATGATTTTATTGCCAAGCAAACTTCTAAGCATTATATCTATTATTCTCTTAGGATTATTTGCATTTATGATGTCAGCTGGTGTACAAGCCTATATGGTAGCATTAGCTGAAAAGCTTGTGCCTTCCGCAAAAGATATTGCCTCTGCTTTAAATATCTCTGCATTTAATATAGGCATTGCTTCTGGGTCCACACTAGGCGGATTCGCAGTTGATTACTTAACTTATTTAGATACTGCTTGGATTGGAGCCATTATGGTCGCTCTTGCGTTTTTACTATCTATTCTTAACTATCGATTGGATAAAAAACAAAATTTATTTTAG
- a CDS encoding helix-turn-helix transcriptional regulator — MAQRENCPVTQTHNIIAGKWKIIILWHLSTKTIRFNEFQRLLPGISKGTLSNQLRELEKDGMIHREVYNEVPPKVEYSLTFLGESFVPILQSMGDWSKKHLQ; from the coding sequence ATGGCCCAAAGAGAAAATTGCCCCGTAACTCAAACCCACAATATTATCGCCGGAAAGTGGAAAATTATTATTCTGTGGCATTTAAGCACAAAAACCATTCGCTTTAATGAATTTCAGCGGCTGCTTCCTGGCATCTCCAAAGGAACGCTTTCCAATCAGCTTCGCGAGCTTGAAAAGGATGGTATGATTCACAGGGAAGTATACAATGAAGTACCACCTAAAGTAGAATACTCCCTCACTTTTTTAGGCGAAAGTTTTGTACCTATTCTTCAAAGCATGGGGGATTGGAGCAAGAAACATTTGCAGTAA
- a CDS encoding antibiotic biosynthesis monooxygenase: MVTEQATLIIKQDLVSEFVVAIGEAFPLLINNAGYLSHQLMQSIEFPNHFLLIVQWATLEDHVNGFVGSSQFSKWEQRIKHFFSEEPTVLHYYMIQ; the protein is encoded by the coding sequence ATGGTAACAGAGCAAGCAACCCTTATTATAAAACAAGACCTTGTCTCTGAATTTGTTGTAGCTATCGGTGAAGCTTTCCCTTTGTTAATTAACAACGCTGGTTATTTGTCTCATCAACTTATGCAAAGCATTGAGTTTCCCAATCATTTTTTACTTATTGTACAGTGGGCTACGCTTGAAGATCATGTAAACGGATTTGTCGGAAGTTCACAATTCTCCAAATGGGAACAGCGAATTAAGCATTTTTTCAGTGAGGAACCAACTGTTCTTCACTACTACATGATTCAGTAG
- a CDS encoding IclR family transcriptional regulator, which yields MEQYEVATLKKGLLIIDALQEKDMTLTDVIHTFSFNKSTAFRLLYTLEIMGYVKKVGHAYTLTGKVGMSSTTYSPKENWLSVPPLYELSNEIGETAYVGILYGTNVVTAQVVDGRHSIRTHSEVGDYAPVHLSALGKVILAFLNEKQLDSVLKELPLLQKTENTFADLHLLKQHLKVIKEQGYAVDDEETEIGLRCIAAPVIVKDKVLAAIAISGPSWRLHRKMDKALSKKVIECSSRISALLS from the coding sequence TTGGAACAGTATGAAGTAGCTACGTTAAAAAAAGGGCTATTAATAATAGACGCTTTACAGGAAAAAGATATGACTTTAACAGATGTCATCCATACTTTTTCATTCAACAAATCAACGGCATTTCGATTGCTTTATACGCTTGAAATAATGGGCTATGTAAAGAAAGTTGGTCATGCATACACCTTAACAGGAAAAGTCGGCATGTCTTCAACTACCTATAGCCCAAAAGAAAATTGGCTATCCGTCCCCCCTTTATATGAATTAAGCAACGAAATTGGTGAAACTGCTTATGTTGGGATTTTATATGGGACAAACGTAGTCACAGCGCAAGTCGTTGATGGACGTCACTCGATAAGAACACATTCAGAAGTTGGGGATTACGCTCCCGTTCATTTAAGTGCTCTGGGTAAAGTTATTTTAGCTTTCTTAAATGAAAAGCAGCTGGACAGCGTCTTAAAAGAACTCCCCCTTCTTCAGAAAACCGAGAATACGTTTGCTGACCTTCATTTACTGAAGCAGCATTTAAAAGTAATCAAAGAACAAGGTTACGCTGTTGATGATGAAGAAACTGAAATTGGCTTACGCTGTATAGCAGCACCTGTCATTGTTAAAGACAAAGTCCTTGCAGCTATCGCTATTTCAGGGCCAAGTTGGCGCTTACATCGCAAAATGGATAAAGCATTGAGTAAAAAAGTCATTGAATGTAGTTCCAGGATTTCAGCTTTGCTTTCATAA